TGGTCCTGGTAGCGAATGTAGACGACCAGCATGACAAAGCCCGTGAGGATGCAGAGGGAGCCGACGACCAGGTAGGCGATGCCCAGGAAGGGGTTCTTGCCGCCCATCCACGAGATGCTGCTGAAGATGAGGCGCTTGTGGCCGCCGAAGGCACGCACCGGGTAGTTGTAGATGATGTTGACGCAGTAGGCGCCCCGCGGCAGCCCGGCCGAGTAGTTGCCTTGGCGGATGCGCGCGTACAGCTTGCGGAAGGTGGGCAGCGCCGCCGTGCGCATCCACACCACGAAGTCCTGGTTGATGAAGCCGGTGTTGTTGGGGTCGGAGCTGAGGTCGTAGACCGGCCGGGGCCAGTTGGGCGGAGGCGCGGTGCCCTGGAAGGCCAGCGCCAGGCTGCCGTTCACGAGTGGCGGGTTCCGGAACTTGACGTGGTAGTCGGTCCACCAGGCGATGCCGGTGCGGTCGAGCGGCACCTCGACGTAGGGCCCGCCGGGCTGGCGCTGGTGCCACAGCGAGAAGGAGTCGTTGAAGAGGCTGTTGGCGATGGCGCCGCAGGGCGCGATGGGCAGCCCGGCGGCGCTGAGCTGGTAGGGGGCGCACTCGTTGACCGGGTGGTGCAGCGCGCTCGGCAGCCCGCTCAGCTGCGCGTCGTCGCGGGACACGCCGTAGCGCCGGTTGTTCTGGTAGAAGTTGGAGAGCTCGTAGTAGAGGTACACCGGGCCCTGGAAGAGCTCGGGCAGCGCGAAGCACCAGGCGCACGAGCAGCTGGGCGGCGGCGCGCGGCCCTGGCCGGCCTGGGCGCACACCGAGCAGTTGCCGGTGCCCGGGTTGCCCGTGTAGTCGTACTCTAGCTCCTTGATGCCGTTGGACGAGTAGtagaggcccaggcccaggccgaTGAAGGCCAGGCCGGCGCAGAAGAAGAGCGGCAGCGCGATGCCGGCCGAGAGCAGCGGCTGCCAGGCGGGGAGGCGCTGCTGCGTGAAGGCGGTGTTGTCGGGCTGGTGGGCGCCGCGGGCCGTGGCGCTCCAGGTCATGGCGGCCGCGCGGGGACCGCCACACGGCCGGAGGGACGCGCAGACGGGTCCGCCGAGCGCCTCCCTGCGGGCAGCCGGGGCCACGCCGGGGGCGGGCTCCCGCCGGCTCAGGTGAGTTCTTGCGCGGGCCCCGCCTCCGGCCCCGCACAGGTGAGTCTCCGATCCAGGTTCTCGGTGCAGCGACAGACCCCTCAGTTCCGCCTCGGCCCAGGTGACCCAGGCGGCTCCGCCCCTGCTGCCGGTCGTCTGGAGCCCGCCCCGCCTCCGCGGAGGTGAGCCGGCGGGCGCGCCGCTCCTCACCTGTGGCCCGAGGCTCGCGCTTCCTCTCGGGCCGGGACGGGGCGCCAGCTCCTCCTCCCCGAGCAGAGTGGCGGCCCCGGCCTGCCTCTGAGTGGTTCTGCCTTGCTCAGGTGCCACCTTACCTTCCGCCTTCCAGGTGACTAGAGTATCTGGGCCAGTCCTTCTCGAGATCACAGGAGCTGCAGCCTCCAGCGCAAAGCCCCGCGGAGGGACTGCACCGTGGTCCTGGAGACTGGAGGATTTCAGGCCGTTAATCctcttttatctgaaaaaaatattttaaaaaacagtgactCTAGACCCTCTAGTCTTTGTAGGTTAACTTATGGGCCCCTTTTCAGTCAACTTTCAGCCACAAATTGTAATGCCCAGGGGATTACACTATGATAAATCTGTTACTAATTCAATACCTGCATTCAAActctagtattttttttaaagggaaaatgatTTTCTGGCCACGTGATGCAGTCTGGCTGTATAACTAAGAAAAATAGATagttctctgaaaataaaatgactcaGAATCAGAGACTGCAAGAGGTTCAGAGCCTTTAAATATCTCTCTAGCTGGTGGAGAAGCCACACAGGAGAAAAATGCGCTGGACTAcgtgtgatttctttttcttttcagattgtttgCCTGACTGGAGAAAGGCCTGATCCTAGGTCCCAAAAGACCCGGGCTTCTATCCACAGTCAAGGACATTGGGATGTTTGGCCAAAGGAGGTGAATTACAAGGATTTATAGGGCTCACTGTAAAGAGAAACCATTGCTTATATTGTAAAGAGAACATTGCTGGGGATTCTGGTTTTCAGTCATTCAAACTCCATTGAAATTTGGAAAGTTAAAATACTTGCTAAATTAAGCAACAGGAATTTTTTAGCATCTTCTAAGTGTTCAGTCCTGTGCTAAGCAATGTAGAAGACAAAAGAGATTTAGACTAAAAAGGATCCTTGACCTCAAGGCATTTGCAGTCTGATAGGGGCTATATTACTCAGGAGTAAGAAAGAACCAATATAGCCAATAGAAAGCATATAATCAAGTACCAAGTGGTACTTTATGAGAAtgatactaaaattaaaaagtaatactaTTTTAATAATGAGAAACTCATTCCATCTTCTTGAGTCTAATGAATGTAGGTTGGAAGCTTTAGCTGTAAGAGAATACTGAGGGAGACCGGCATGACTTGAATCCCACTCCCCTCGCTTCCAGTCATACCCTAGGAGAGGAAGTCCCAGCACTGTCAACAAGTTCTTCCAGTGTGACCCGGTCTCTACCACACCTTTTTTCAATAAGATAAAAGAATAAGCAGTTCTCTCTACCCTTATGGTTGAGGTCCAGCCATGCGTCTATCATTGAGTCACCAGTTGGCCTGACGTAGAGTCCACAAAACTAGTCTCCAGGAAGGAATCAGTTCTCCAAACTTAACCTGGTCGATCTTAAGTCTAAGGACTGCCATGCCACCACTCTGCTGAAAGTGCGAGCCCTCCTGTTGAGCCAAGACCTTCCCTGCTCgtgctctcccctccctggatgAGCCGAAGGCATGAGTTTGTTCATTCTGCTAAGGTAACATCAGTGTCCCAAAAGCTGAAAGAAGAGAATATTTCAAGATAAGGAATGTCAACAGGGtgaaacacagctgaggaaaggagCCATTGGATTTGACTTCTGGAACAATttggtggtggggtgggaggggtcagGCTATatgagaggagggaaaggggaagtggAGACAGCCGAGGTAAGACAACTTTTTAGaaatggggttggggggggggggtagaaaGGCAAGTGGTAATCATTTAGAAGAGTATGTATCCTAAAGGAAAGGCTTCCTTATAGATGGCAGAGTTTattctcagagaaaaagaaatagttcaGGCAAGGTTGAAGAGAGAGGTGACAAGCTCATGCATGGGACAAAGGCTGGAGCAGGCAGGAGGCACTGGGTCCAGAGAACAGGTGCGGGGTCACCTCACTTCTGAAACTGGAGGGCAGGGAGTAAGGATGAATGCAGAAGGCAACTGGGCTGGGGGGCTCTGCTCAAGGAGAGGTTTTCCTTTAAGACTTTTCTTCTGTGCAGTAAAAGGCAAGATTGTCCGcttgagggaggggagggcaggtgtGAGATGTAGGGAGGACtgtgaggagggggcagggaacTGGCCAGGGACATATGAAGGGATGTTGGGTGGCTTTGTCTAGGGGAGTCCTGCAGCCCAGTCGGGGTGGTTCGGGGCAGGTGAATTGGGAAGATAAAGATATTGCAATTCTTGTGGAGAGGGTGGCTAAAGTGATAGGTCTTAGTATTTAAGCTGaatggcaaagaaaatgaaaccaagtgGGTGGATCGAAAGAAAACGTAAGGACCAGGAGACTGGCAGTCCTGACAATGTTAATGAGCGGGTGGCAGGAAAGCTGGGAGGGGAAAAGCCCTGGTATGAGATGGGATGTTAGAGACATTGGAGGTGGAGCAGTGCTGAGATCTACGTATGTGTCATGTTTCCTCTACCAGCTCCTGAGTTCTGAGAGGTCGAGgacagatgtatggctgtgtccCTCAGAGCTCACTGTATAAGGAGGGTTCTGACTGTGTGCCTTTCATTTGATTACACCTGTTATCATGATGCATTAAAGGACACTAGGATCGTGGCAACTCTGCTCAGTGCCAATAAAGTAAGGAAATGAGTTCATTCTAAACAATTCTTTTTTGCATCTCTGTATTTTGAAGGGAACTCAAAAAGGCATTCCCAATCCCAATCCTCCTAAAATCacctcatttttccattttatcttctggATTTTatccatataaatatataatttttaattggttgtaattatgataaaaatacaattattgtCATTCAACTTGTTAAATGACCTCCTTTtggaatgagataaagaataaaatatttctcatgttTCTTGGTGGTCTTCATAATTTTCTTAATGGTTCCAAAATTCATGGGTCTACCATATTTAGCTACTGTCTTATTGTTGGGCAtgtaggttatttccagtttcttaGTATTCCAAAGAATATGGTAGTGGACATCTTTTTGTATATAaccttttcttttagattatttccttaggataaatttctaaaagtaGGAAAGGGGCTTAAGTGTCAGACTCTTTAAAGATACATGCTGCTAGAGTCTTTGACAGTCACGACAATGTATACTTTGCTACTTTCACCAACAAAACCAATTATTAACCAGAGAATATCTTTAGTTTATGCTAGTAAACTATCAGATGCCAGGAGAAGCAGTGGAGGGCAGGGGAAAGAATGCTGCCTGACACTAAGGAAGTCCAAGTTCTACTGTAGAGTTCATCAGGTAAtaactgtgtgaccctggtcaaattgtttaacttctctggTCTCCTGATTGCTTATCTGTATGAGTACATTTGCCAAAATGATGGTGAACTTCTTTTTCAATGCAAAGATTTCTGTTCCTAGTCATCTCAAAAGGTCTTCCTTACACTCATTGAAtagttagcatttattgaatacctac
Above is a window of Equus przewalskii isolate Varuska chromosome 25, EquPr2, whole genome shotgun sequence DNA encoding:
- the TMEM30B gene encoding cell cycle control protein 50B: MTWSATARGAHQPDNTAFTQQRLPAWQPLLSAGIALPLFFCAGLAFIGLGLGLYYSSNGIKELEYDYTGNPGTGNCSVCAQAGQGRAPPPSCSCAWCFALPELFQGPVYLYYELSNFYQNNRRYGVSRDDAQLSGLPSALHHPVNECAPYQLSAAGLPIAPCGAIANSLFNDSFSLWHQRQPGGPYVEVPLDRTGIAWWTDYHVKFRNPPLVNGSLALAFQGTAPPPNWPRPVYDLSSDPNNTGFINQDFVVWMRTAALPTFRKLYARIRQGNYSAGLPRGAYCVNIIYNYPVRAFGGHKRLIFSSISWMGGKNPFLGIAYLVVGSLCILTGFVMLVVYIRYQDQNDEDEDEQ